The following coding sequences lie in one Mesorhizobium sp. DCY119 genomic window:
- a CDS encoding helix-turn-helix domain-containing protein: protein MSSNENHDHDGLRRLLLQRLRPLALDPDRPHKTSGMHVHADQLFSYCCFDMERLALVTTAEPLIGIVLSGEKEFWIGGMGQRFGAGEVFVLPAGLECDVVNIPGERSGLYESLLVEVPRTMPKPAKVRHRHVSVTSGFDMRVRLTGELVDAVAHAAIALRASAHAESLATHRLGEVLLLLRDEPAAQCLFDTSLADRIGWLVLGEPARQWTAADIGREIGLGASTLRRRLAEDGTSLRKVLASSRMQLAHELLTRGEGNVTEAAEAAGYASRSHFVRRFQSVYGASPSEHRVRRA from the coding sequence ATGAGTTCGAACGAAAATCACGACCACGACGGCTTGCGCCGGCTGTTGCTGCAGCGGCTGCGGCCCCTGGCGCTCGACCCGGATCGGCCGCACAAGACGTCGGGCATGCATGTCCATGCCGACCAGCTCTTCAGCTATTGCTGCTTCGACATGGAGCGCCTGGCGCTGGTGACCACTGCCGAGCCTTTGATCGGCATAGTGCTCAGCGGGGAAAAGGAATTCTGGATCGGCGGCATGGGCCAGCGCTTTGGCGCGGGCGAGGTGTTCGTGCTGCCGGCGGGGCTGGAATGCGATGTCGTCAACATTCCCGGCGAGCGCAGCGGTCTCTACGAGTCGCTGCTGGTCGAAGTGCCGCGGACCATGCCGAAGCCGGCTAAGGTTCGGCATCGGCATGTTTCCGTCACGTCAGGCTTCGACATGCGCGTGCGCCTGACCGGCGAACTGGTCGATGCTGTTGCCCATGCGGCGATTGCCCTGCGGGCCTCCGCGCATGCCGAGAGCCTGGCCACGCACCGGCTCGGCGAAGTGCTGCTGTTGTTGCGCGACGAGCCGGCGGCGCAGTGCCTGTTCGACACGTCGCTTGCCGACCGGATCGGCTGGCTGGTTCTGGGTGAGCCGGCACGCCAATGGACGGCGGCCGACATCGGCCGCGAAATCGGGCTCGGTGCATCGACCTTGCGGCGGCGGCTGGCCGAAGACGGAACATCGTTGCGAAAGGTGCTGGCCTCGAGCCGGATGCAACTTGCCCATGAATTGCTGACACGAGGCGAGGGCAATGTCACCGAGGCCGCCGAGGCGGCCGGTTACGCCTCCCGCTCGCACTTCGTGCGGCGCTTTCAGAGCGTCTATGGCGCTTCCCCAAGCGAGCACCGTGTCAGAAGGGCTTAG
- a CDS encoding DUF47 domain-containing protein has translation MMGWFRKLLPREDRFFDLFARHSETLVLGAKALERLLAGDDIEARGKEIIALEDRADAITGEVLLAVRKSFITPFDRGDIKDLIQSMDDAIDMMRKTVKTVTLFEQREFEPLMQQMGTLGVEAANLIAQAVPLLDRVNANATRLNELTEQVVRVEEQSDELHDRGLKELFKRYGRSDPMAYMIGSEIYSELEKVVDRFEDVANEISGIVIENV, from the coding sequence ATGATGGGATGGTTCCGCAAGCTTCTCCCGCGCGAGGATCGTTTCTTCGATCTGTTCGCAAGGCATTCCGAAACGCTGGTTCTCGGCGCGAAGGCGCTTGAGCGGCTTTTGGCCGGCGACGATATCGAGGCGCGCGGCAAGGAGATCATCGCGCTGGAGGACCGCGCCGACGCCATCACCGGCGAGGTGCTGCTTGCGGTTCGCAAGAGCTTCATAACGCCGTTCGACCGCGGCGACATCAAGGATCTCATCCAGTCCATGGACGACGCCATCGACATGATGCGCAAGACGGTGAAGACCGTGACGCTGTTCGAGCAGCGCGAGTTCGAGCCGCTGATGCAGCAGATGGGCACGCTTGGCGTGGAAGCCGCAAACCTCATCGCCCAAGCAGTTCCGCTGCTCGACCGCGTCAACGCCAACGCCACCCGTCTCAACGAGCTGACCGAACAGGTGGTGCGCGTCGAGGAGCAATCCGACGAGTTGCACGATCGCGGCCTCAAGGAGCTTTTCAAGCGATACGGCCGCTCCGATCCGATGGCCTACATGATCGGCAGCGAGATCTATTCCGAGCTGGAAAAGGTGGTCGACCGCTTCGAGGATGTTGCCAATGAGATCAGCGGCATCGTCATCGAGAACGTCTAG
- a CDS encoding inorganic phosphate transporter, with amino-acid sequence MDATLAFPLLVGLIGVALFFDFLNGLHDAANSIATIVSTRVLRPQYAVLWAAFFNFIAFLFFGLHVAETLGTGIISADVVDPRVVFSALMGAIAWNLLTWAFGIPSSSSHALVGGLVGAGVAKAGGGAIVWSGLAKTTAAIVLSPATGFILALMLVLAVSWIFVRSTPFAVDRTFRIMQFISASLYSLGHGGNDAQKTMGIIAVLLYSQGMLGPDFYVPFWVVISCQLVLALGTLFGGWRIVHTMGSKITRLNPMQGFCAETGGAITLFAATWLGIPVSTTHTITGAIIGVGAARRVSAVRWGIAGNIVVAWIITIPITAAISALCYVATGLFV; translated from the coding sequence ATGGACGCCACACTCGCGTTTCCGCTGCTGGTCGGTCTGATCGGCGTCGCCCTGTTCTTCGACTTCCTCAACGGGCTTCATGACGCCGCGAATTCCATCGCGACCATCGTCTCGACGCGTGTTCTGCGGCCGCAATATGCGGTGTTATGGGCGGCGTTCTTCAACTTCATCGCCTTCCTGTTCTTCGGGCTGCATGTCGCCGAGACGCTGGGTACCGGCATCATCAGCGCCGACGTCGTCGATCCGCGCGTGGTGTTCTCCGCACTCATGGGCGCAATCGCCTGGAACCTGCTGACATGGGCCTTCGGCATCCCGTCCAGCAGTTCGCACGCATTGGTCGGCGGGCTGGTTGGGGCAGGGGTGGCGAAGGCCGGCGGCGGCGCGATCGTCTGGTCGGGCCTGGCGAAGACGACGGCTGCAATCGTTCTTTCGCCGGCGACAGGCTTCATCCTGGCGCTGATGCTGGTGCTGGCGGTGTCATGGATTTTCGTGCGCAGCACGCCTTTCGCGGTCGATCGCACCTTCCGCATCATGCAGTTCATCTCCGCCTCGCTCTATTCGCTCGGCCATGGCGGCAACGATGCGCAAAAGACCATGGGCATCATCGCCGTGCTGCTCTATTCGCAGGGCATGCTCGGGCCGGACTTTTACGTGCCCTTCTGGGTGGTGATTTCCTGTCAGCTCGTGCTGGCGCTCGGCACGCTGTTCGGCGGCTGGCGCATCGTCCACACGATGGGATCGAAGATCACGCGGCTCAACCCGATGCAGGGTTTTTGTGCCGAAACCGGTGGCGCGATCACGCTGTTTGCCGCGACATGGCTCGGCATTCCGGTTTCGACCACGCACACCATCACCGGCGCGATCATTGGCGTTGGCGCCGCGCGCCGGGTGTCTGCGGTGCGGTGGGGCATCGCCGGCAACATCGTCGTGGCGTGGATCATCACCATCCCGATCACGGCGGCGATTTCGGCGCTCTGCTACGTCGCCACCGGGCTTTTTGTGTAA
- a CDS encoding glyoxalase superfamily protein produces MRSFHDAKAMAKAMRETLAARGLTISHSEALEIVARQFGLDNWNILSAKIEAEEGESRPASNGIAFEQAVPIVRIFDVAKAHEFYLDFLGFKVDWEHRFGENFPLYEQVSRAGLRLHLSEHSGDATPGGNMVVYMKGVEAFQKELSGKHYRYLKPGLEKEEWGLEMQVTDPFNNRIRFMESKDAA; encoded by the coding sequence ATGCGATCTTTTCACGATGCCAAGGCGATGGCCAAGGCCATGCGCGAAACCCTTGCCGCCAGGGGCCTGACGATTTCCCACAGCGAAGCGCTGGAGATCGTTGCCCGCCAGTTCGGCCTCGACAACTGGAACATTCTGTCAGCGAAGATCGAGGCGGAGGAGGGCGAGAGCCGGCCGGCGTCAAACGGCATCGCCTTCGAACAGGCCGTGCCGATCGTGCGTATCTTCGATGTTGCCAAGGCGCACGAATTCTATCTCGATTTCCTTGGCTTCAAGGTCGATTGGGAACACCGCTTCGGCGAGAATTTTCCGCTCTACGAGCAGGTCTCGCGGGCAGGGCTGCGGCTGCATCTCAGTGAACACTCCGGCGATGCGACGCCGGGCGGCAACATGGTCGTCTACATGAAGGGCGTGGAAGCCTTTCAGAAGGAACTGAGCGGCAAGCACTATCGCTACCTGAAGCCGGGGCTGGAAAAGGAAGAATGGGGCCTGGAAATGCAGGTCACCGACCCGTTCAACAACCGCATCCGCTTCATGGAGAGCAAGGACGCCGCCTGA
- a CDS encoding dienelactone hydrolase family protein — MTKPAITQAMIDAYDEYTHLTLDRRSFMEKLTRLAGSGAAAAAIAPMLAANSAQAAVIPENDERLKAEDITYPGSKGDMRGYLVRPAAQSGKLGTVIVIHENRGLNAHIQDVARRVALEGFVALAPDFLSPLGGTPTDEEKAREMFGQLSAEQTIGDGVATVAFLKKHEEGNGKTGAVGFCWGGGAVNDLAVNAPDLDAGVAYYGRQPKAEDVAKIKAPLLLQYAGQDERINAGIEAYEKALKADGKEYTVYVYDGVQHAFNNDTSEARYNKEAADLAWGRTIAFFKQKLA, encoded by the coding sequence ATGACCAAGCCGGCCATCACGCAGGCGATGATCGACGCCTATGACGAATATACGCATCTGACATTGGATCGACGCAGCTTCATGGAGAAGCTGACCAGGCTTGCCGGTTCGGGGGCGGCCGCCGCTGCCATTGCGCCAATGCTTGCCGCCAACTCGGCGCAAGCCGCCGTGATCCCCGAAAACGATGAGCGGCTGAAGGCCGAGGACATCACCTATCCCGGCTCGAAGGGCGACATGAGGGGCTATCTCGTTCGGCCGGCCGCGCAAAGCGGCAAGCTCGGCACGGTCATCGTCATCCACGAGAATCGTGGCCTCAACGCGCATATCCAGGATGTGGCGCGCCGTGTTGCGCTCGAAGGTTTCGTGGCGCTGGCGCCTGATTTCCTGTCGCCGCTCGGCGGCACGCCGACCGATGAGGAAAAGGCGCGCGAAATGTTCGGCCAGCTTTCCGCCGAACAGACCATCGGCGACGGCGTGGCGACGGTGGCGTTCCTGAAAAAGCATGAAGAGGGCAACGGCAAGACCGGCGCTGTCGGCTTCTGCTGGGGCGGTGGTGCGGTCAACGATCTGGCGGTCAATGCGCCCGATCTCGACGCCGGCGTTGCTTATTACGGGCGCCAGCCGAAGGCCGAGGACGTCGCCAAGATAAAGGCGCCGCTGCTGCTTCAATATGCGGGGCAGGACGAGCGCATCAATGCCGGCATCGAAGCCTATGAAAAGGCGCTCAAGGCGGACGGCAAGGAATACACCGTCTATGTCTATGACGGCGTGCAGCACGCCTTCAACAACGATACCTCGGAAGCCCGCTACAACAAGGAAGCGGCGGACCTCGCCTGGGGCCGGACCATCGCCTTCTTCAAGCAGAAGCTGGCTTAG
- a CDS encoding response regulator, translating to MTDPLKVLIVEDEALLAMELEMLVEDAGHSVVGWATSFDEARRLVDEVDADIAFVDVHLNDGPTGVDVAQYIGDTEQSMVVFMTANPKRIPENFAGAIGVIAKPYTLNGLMAALRYLQEGVHTPPPVSSLPVGFTLSPNFALNWAPSN from the coding sequence ATGACTGATCCGCTTAAAGTCCTGATCGTGGAAGACGAAGCGCTGCTGGCAATGGAGTTGGAGATGCTCGTTGAAGACGCCGGCCACAGCGTGGTCGGATGGGCGACCTCGTTCGATGAAGCACGCAGGCTGGTCGACGAGGTGGATGCAGACATCGCCTTCGTCGACGTTCACCTCAACGATGGCCCTACCGGCGTCGATGTCGCCCAGTATATCGGGGACACGGAACAGTCGATGGTCGTCTTCATGACGGCCAATCCCAAGCGCATTCCGGAAAATTTCGCCGGCGCCATCGGCGTCATCGCCAAACCCTATACGCTGAACGGCTTGATGGCGGCACTTCGCTATCTGCAGGAAGGCGTGCACACGCCACCGCCGGTTTCGAGCCTGCCGGTCGGCTTTACGCTCTCGCCGAACTTCGCGCTGAACTGGGCTCCATCCAACTGA
- a CDS encoding sensor histidine kinase yields the protein MISSLIVMQSRAIPDEGIRASQRSMLERIEALSTVHRRLYQSEDVTTFDVSDFARDLVTDLVAASGRKLSPELDLEPVVVPAEKAAPIALMVNELVTNSLKHAFNGRTNGAAPGNLGVKVNRRDGHFRIEVSDDGIGMAGANGDGSFGMRLIKSLARQLHADIEWLDAGPGTRVVIKMPAEPTLQKDGT from the coding sequence ATGATTTCGTCGCTGATCGTCATGCAGAGCCGCGCAATTCCCGACGAGGGGATCAGGGCGTCGCAGAGATCGATGCTGGAACGCATTGAGGCGCTGAGCACGGTTCACCGCCGCCTCTACCAGTCGGAGGACGTTACCACTTTCGACGTATCCGATTTCGCCCGCGACCTGGTGACCGACCTTGTCGCCGCTTCGGGCCGCAAACTTTCCCCGGAACTCGATCTAGAACCGGTCGTTGTCCCTGCGGAAAAGGCTGCGCCGATCGCGCTGATGGTGAACGAGCTGGTGACGAATTCGCTCAAGCACGCGTTCAACGGCCGCACGAACGGGGCAGCACCCGGCAACCTGGGCGTCAAGGTGAACCGGCGCGATGGGCATTTTCGTATCGAGGTTTCGGACGACGGCATCGGCATGGCAGGAGCCAATGGCGACGGCTCGTTCGGCATGCGGCTTATCAAGTCGCTCGCCCGCCAGCTTCACGCCGATATCGAATGGCTCGACGCAGGGCCGGGAACGCGGGTGGTCATAAAGATGCCCGCAGAACCAACACTTCAAAAGGATGGAACATGA